One genomic segment of Macaca fascicularis isolate 582-1 chromosome 19, T2T-MFA8v1.1 includes these proteins:
- the GCDH gene encoding glutaryl-CoA dehydrogenase, mitochondrial isoform X5 has product MALRGVSVQLLSRVPGLRVFRTWVSSAAQTEKGGRTQSQLAKSSRPEFDWRDPLVLEEQLTTDEILIRDTFRTYCQERLMPRILLANRNEVFHREIISEMGELGVLGPTIKGYGCAGVSSVAYGLLARELERVDSGYRSAMSVQSSLVMHPIYAYGSEEQRQKYLPRLAKGELLGCFGLTEPNSGSDPSSMETRARYNSSNKSYTLNGTKTWITNSPMADLFVVWARCEDGRIRGFLLEKGMRGLSAPRIQGKFSLRASATGMIIMDGVEVPEENMLPGASSLGGPFGCLNNARYGIAWGVLGASEFCLHTARQYALDRMQFGVPLARNQLIQKKLADMLTEITLGLHACLQLGRLKDQDKYT; this is encoded by the exons ATGGCCCTGAGAGGCGTCTCTGTGCAGCTGCTGAGCCGCGTTCCCGGCCTGCGAGTCTTTCGCACGTGGGTCTCGTCGGCTGCGCAGACCG AGAAAGGCgggaggacacagagccaactGGCCAAGT cctcgCGTCCCGAGTTTGACTGGCGGGACCCGCTGGTGCTGGAGGAACAGCTGACCACAGATGAGATCCTCATCAGGGACACCTTCCGCACCTACTGCCAGGAGAGACTCATGCCTCGCATCCTGTTGGCCAATCGCAACGAAG TTTTTCATCGGGAGATCATTTCGGAGATGGGGGAGTTGGGTGTGCTGGGCCCCACCATCAAAG GATATGGCTGTGCTGGGGTTTCGTCTGTGGCCTATGGGCTCCTGGCCCGAGAGCTGGAGCGGGTGGATAGTGGCTACAGGTCGGCGATGAGTGTCCAGTCTTCCCTCGTCATGCACCCCATCTATGCCTATGGCAGCGAGGAACAGCGGCAGAAGTACCTGCCCCGGCTGG CCAAGGGAGAGCTCCTGGGCTGCTTCGGGCTCACAGAGCCCAACAGCGGAAGTGATCCCAGCAGCATGGAGACCAGAGCCCGCTACAACTCATCCAACAAGAGCTACACCCTCAACGGGACCAAGACCTG GATCACCAACTCGCCTATGGCCGACCTGTTTGTAGTGTGGGCTCGGTGTGAAGATGGCCGCATTCGGGGCTTCCTGCTGGAGAAGGGGATGCGAGGTCTCTCGGCCCCCAGGATCCAGGGCAAGTTCTCGCTGCGGGCCTCAGCCACAGGCATGATCATCATGGATGGCGTGGAGGTGCCAGAGGAGAACATGCTCCCTGGTGCATCCAGCCTGGGG GGTCCCTTCGGCTGCCTGAACAACGCCCGGTACGGCATCGCGTGGGGTGTGCTCGGAGCTTCGGAGTTCTGCTTGCACACGGCACGGCAGTACGCCCTGGACAG GATGCAGTTCGGTGTCCCGCTGGCCAGGAACCAGCTGATTCAGAAGAAGCTGGCAGACATGCTCACTGAGATTACCCTGGGCCTTCACGCCTGCCTGCAGCTCGGCCGCTTGAAGGACCAGGACAA GTACACATGA
- the GCDH gene encoding glutaryl-CoA dehydrogenase, mitochondrial isoform X7, giving the protein MALRGVSVQLLSRVPGLRVFRTWVSSAAQTASRPEFDWRDPLVLEEQLTTDEILIRDTFRTYCQERLMPRILLANRNEVFHREIISEMGELGVLGPTIKGYGCAGVSSVAYGLLARELERVDSGYRSAMSVQSSLVMHPIYAYGSEEQRQKYLPRLAKGELLGCFGLTEPNSGSDPSSMETRARYNSSNKSYTLNGTKTWITNSPMADLFVVWARCEDGRIRGFLLEKGMRGLSAPRIQGKFSLRASATGMIIMDGVEVPEENMLPGASSLGGPFGCLNNARYGIAWGVLGASEFCLHTARQYALDRMQFGVPLARNQLIQKKLADMLTEITLGLHACLQLGRLKDQDKYT; this is encoded by the exons ATGGCCCTGAGAGGCGTCTCTGTGCAGCTGCTGAGCCGCGTTCCCGGCCTGCGAGTCTTTCGCACGTGGGTCTCGTCGGCTGCGCAGACCG cctcgCGTCCCGAGTTTGACTGGCGGGACCCGCTGGTGCTGGAGGAACAGCTGACCACAGATGAGATCCTCATCAGGGACACCTTCCGCACCTACTGCCAGGAGAGACTCATGCCTCGCATCCTGTTGGCCAATCGCAACGAAG TTTTTCATCGGGAGATCATTTCGGAGATGGGGGAGTTGGGTGTGCTGGGCCCCACCATCAAAG GATATGGCTGTGCTGGGGTTTCGTCTGTGGCCTATGGGCTCCTGGCCCGAGAGCTGGAGCGGGTGGATAGTGGCTACAGGTCGGCGATGAGTGTCCAGTCTTCCCTCGTCATGCACCCCATCTATGCCTATGGCAGCGAGGAACAGCGGCAGAAGTACCTGCCCCGGCTGG CCAAGGGAGAGCTCCTGGGCTGCTTCGGGCTCACAGAGCCCAACAGCGGAAGTGATCCCAGCAGCATGGAGACCAGAGCCCGCTACAACTCATCCAACAAGAGCTACACCCTCAACGGGACCAAGACCTG GATCACCAACTCGCCTATGGCCGACCTGTTTGTAGTGTGGGCTCGGTGTGAAGATGGCCGCATTCGGGGCTTCCTGCTGGAGAAGGGGATGCGAGGTCTCTCGGCCCCCAGGATCCAGGGCAAGTTCTCGCTGCGGGCCTCAGCCACAGGCATGATCATCATGGATGGCGTGGAGGTGCCAGAGGAGAACATGCTCCCTGGTGCATCCAGCCTGGGG GGTCCCTTCGGCTGCCTGAACAACGCCCGGTACGGCATCGCGTGGGGTGTGCTCGGAGCTTCGGAGTTCTGCTTGCACACGGCACGGCAGTACGCCCTGGACAG GATGCAGTTCGGTGTCCCGCTGGCCAGGAACCAGCTGATTCAGAAGAAGCTGGCAGACATGCTCACTGAGATTACCCTGGGCCTTCACGCCTGCCTGCAGCTCGGCCGCTTGAAGGACCAGGACAA GTACACATGA
- the GCDH gene encoding glutaryl-CoA dehydrogenase, mitochondrial isoform X1, translated as MALRGVSVQLLSRVPGLRVFRTWVSSAAQTEKGGRTQSQLAKSSRPEFDWRDPLVLEEQLTTDEILIRDTFRTYCQERLMPRILLANRNEVFHREIISEMGELGVLGPTIKGYGCAGVSSVAYGLLARELERVDSGYRSAMSVQSSLVMHPIYAYGSEEQRQKYLPRLAKGELLGCFGLTEPNSGSDPSSMETRARYNSSNKSYTLNGTKTWITNSPMADLFVVWARCEDGRIRGFLLEKGMRGLSAPRIQGKFSLRASATGMIIMDGVEVPEENMLPGASSLGGPFGCLNNARYGIAWGVLGASEFCLHTARQYALDRMQFGVPLARNQLIQKKLADMLTEITLGLHACLQLGRLKDQDKAAPEMVSLLKRNNCGKALDIARQARDMLGGNGISDEYHVIRHAMNLEAVNTYEGTHDIHALILGRAITGIQAFTASK; from the exons ATGGCCCTGAGAGGCGTCTCTGTGCAGCTGCTGAGCCGCGTTCCCGGCCTGCGAGTCTTTCGCACGTGGGTCTCGTCGGCTGCGCAGACCG AGAAAGGCgggaggacacagagccaactGGCCAAGT cctcgCGTCCCGAGTTTGACTGGCGGGACCCGCTGGTGCTGGAGGAACAGCTGACCACAGATGAGATCCTCATCAGGGACACCTTCCGCACCTACTGCCAGGAGAGACTCATGCCTCGCATCCTGTTGGCCAATCGCAACGAAG TTTTTCATCGGGAGATCATTTCGGAGATGGGGGAGTTGGGTGTGCTGGGCCCCACCATCAAAG GATATGGCTGTGCTGGGGTTTCGTCTGTGGCCTATGGGCTCCTGGCCCGAGAGCTGGAGCGGGTGGATAGTGGCTACAGGTCGGCGATGAGTGTCCAGTCTTCCCTCGTCATGCACCCCATCTATGCCTATGGCAGCGAGGAACAGCGGCAGAAGTACCTGCCCCGGCTGG CCAAGGGAGAGCTCCTGGGCTGCTTCGGGCTCACAGAGCCCAACAGCGGAAGTGATCCCAGCAGCATGGAGACCAGAGCCCGCTACAACTCATCCAACAAGAGCTACACCCTCAACGGGACCAAGACCTG GATCACCAACTCGCCTATGGCCGACCTGTTTGTAGTGTGGGCTCGGTGTGAAGATGGCCGCATTCGGGGCTTCCTGCTGGAGAAGGGGATGCGAGGTCTCTCGGCCCCCAGGATCCAGGGCAAGTTCTCGCTGCGGGCCTCAGCCACAGGCATGATCATCATGGATGGCGTGGAGGTGCCAGAGGAGAACATGCTCCCTGGTGCATCCAGCCTGGGG GGTCCCTTCGGCTGCCTGAACAACGCCCGGTACGGCATCGCGTGGGGTGTGCTCGGAGCTTCGGAGTTCTGCTTGCACACGGCACGGCAGTACGCCCTGGACAG GATGCAGTTCGGTGTCCCGCTGGCCAGGAACCAGCTGATTCAGAAGAAGCTGGCAGACATGCTCACTGAGATTACCCTGGGCCTTCACGCCTGCCTGCAGCTCGGCCGCTTGAAGGACCAGGACAA GGCTGCCCCCGAGATGGTCTCTCTGCTGAAGAGGAATAACTGTGGGAAAGCCCTGGACATCGCCCGCCAGGCCCGAGACATGCTGGGGGGGAATGGGATTTCTGACGAGTATCACGTGATCCGGCACGCCATGAACTTGGAGGCTGTGAACACCTACGAAG GTACACATGACATTCACGCCCTGATCCTTGGGAGAGCTATCACGGGAATCCAGGCATTCACGGCCAGCAAGTGA
- the GCDH gene encoding glutaryl-CoA dehydrogenase, mitochondrial isoform X3 codes for MALRGVSVQLLSRVPGLRVFRTWVSSAAQTEKGGRTQSQLAKSSRPEFDWRDPLVLEEQLTTDEILIRDTFRTYCQERLMPRILLANRNEVFHREIISEMGELGVLGPTIKAKGELLGCFGLTEPNSGSDPSSMETRARYNSSNKSYTLNGTKTWITNSPMADLFVVWARCEDGRIRGFLLEKGMRGLSAPRIQGKFSLRASATGMIIMDGVEVPEENMLPGASSLGGPFGCLNNARYGIAWGVLGASEFCLHTARQYALDRMQFGVPLARNQLIQKKLADMLTEITLGLHACLQLGRLKDQDKAAPEMVSLLKRNNCGKALDIARQARDMLGGNGISDEYHVIRHAMNLEAVNTYEGTHDIHALILGRAITGIQAFTASK; via the exons ATGGCCCTGAGAGGCGTCTCTGTGCAGCTGCTGAGCCGCGTTCCCGGCCTGCGAGTCTTTCGCACGTGGGTCTCGTCGGCTGCGCAGACCG AGAAAGGCgggaggacacagagccaactGGCCAAGT cctcgCGTCCCGAGTTTGACTGGCGGGACCCGCTGGTGCTGGAGGAACAGCTGACCACAGATGAGATCCTCATCAGGGACACCTTCCGCACCTACTGCCAGGAGAGACTCATGCCTCGCATCCTGTTGGCCAATCGCAACGAAG TTTTTCATCGGGAGATCATTTCGGAGATGGGGGAGTTGGGTGTGCTGGGCCCCACCATCAAAG CCAAGGGAGAGCTCCTGGGCTGCTTCGGGCTCACAGAGCCCAACAGCGGAAGTGATCCCAGCAGCATGGAGACCAGAGCCCGCTACAACTCATCCAACAAGAGCTACACCCTCAACGGGACCAAGACCTG GATCACCAACTCGCCTATGGCCGACCTGTTTGTAGTGTGGGCTCGGTGTGAAGATGGCCGCATTCGGGGCTTCCTGCTGGAGAAGGGGATGCGAGGTCTCTCGGCCCCCAGGATCCAGGGCAAGTTCTCGCTGCGGGCCTCAGCCACAGGCATGATCATCATGGATGGCGTGGAGGTGCCAGAGGAGAACATGCTCCCTGGTGCATCCAGCCTGGGG GGTCCCTTCGGCTGCCTGAACAACGCCCGGTACGGCATCGCGTGGGGTGTGCTCGGAGCTTCGGAGTTCTGCTTGCACACGGCACGGCAGTACGCCCTGGACAG GATGCAGTTCGGTGTCCCGCTGGCCAGGAACCAGCTGATTCAGAAGAAGCTGGCAGACATGCTCACTGAGATTACCCTGGGCCTTCACGCCTGCCTGCAGCTCGGCCGCTTGAAGGACCAGGACAA GGCTGCCCCCGAGATGGTCTCTCTGCTGAAGAGGAATAACTGTGGGAAAGCCCTGGACATCGCCCGCCAGGCCCGAGACATGCTGGGGGGGAATGGGATTTCTGACGAGTATCACGTGATCCGGCACGCCATGAACTTGGAGGCTGTGAACACCTACGAAG GTACACATGACATTCACGCCCTGATCCTTGGGAGAGCTATCACGGGAATCCAGGCATTCACGGCCAGCAAGTGA
- the GCDH gene encoding glutaryl-CoA dehydrogenase, mitochondrial isoform X2, whose translation MALRGVSVQLLSRVPGLRVFRTWVSSAAQTASRPEFDWRDPLVLEEQLTTDEILIRDTFRTYCQERLMPRILLANRNEVFHREIISEMGELGVLGPTIKGYGCAGVSSVAYGLLARELERVDSGYRSAMSVQSSLVMHPIYAYGSEEQRQKYLPRLAKGELLGCFGLTEPNSGSDPSSMETRARYNSSNKSYTLNGTKTWITNSPMADLFVVWARCEDGRIRGFLLEKGMRGLSAPRIQGKFSLRASATGMIIMDGVEVPEENMLPGASSLGGPFGCLNNARYGIAWGVLGASEFCLHTARQYALDRMQFGVPLARNQLIQKKLADMLTEITLGLHACLQLGRLKDQDKAAPEMVSLLKRNNCGKALDIARQARDMLGGNGISDEYHVIRHAMNLEAVNTYEGTHDIHALILGRAITGIQAFTASK comes from the exons ATGGCCCTGAGAGGCGTCTCTGTGCAGCTGCTGAGCCGCGTTCCCGGCCTGCGAGTCTTTCGCACGTGGGTCTCGTCGGCTGCGCAGACCG cctcgCGTCCCGAGTTTGACTGGCGGGACCCGCTGGTGCTGGAGGAACAGCTGACCACAGATGAGATCCTCATCAGGGACACCTTCCGCACCTACTGCCAGGAGAGACTCATGCCTCGCATCCTGTTGGCCAATCGCAACGAAG TTTTTCATCGGGAGATCATTTCGGAGATGGGGGAGTTGGGTGTGCTGGGCCCCACCATCAAAG GATATGGCTGTGCTGGGGTTTCGTCTGTGGCCTATGGGCTCCTGGCCCGAGAGCTGGAGCGGGTGGATAGTGGCTACAGGTCGGCGATGAGTGTCCAGTCTTCCCTCGTCATGCACCCCATCTATGCCTATGGCAGCGAGGAACAGCGGCAGAAGTACCTGCCCCGGCTGG CCAAGGGAGAGCTCCTGGGCTGCTTCGGGCTCACAGAGCCCAACAGCGGAAGTGATCCCAGCAGCATGGAGACCAGAGCCCGCTACAACTCATCCAACAAGAGCTACACCCTCAACGGGACCAAGACCTG GATCACCAACTCGCCTATGGCCGACCTGTTTGTAGTGTGGGCTCGGTGTGAAGATGGCCGCATTCGGGGCTTCCTGCTGGAGAAGGGGATGCGAGGTCTCTCGGCCCCCAGGATCCAGGGCAAGTTCTCGCTGCGGGCCTCAGCCACAGGCATGATCATCATGGATGGCGTGGAGGTGCCAGAGGAGAACATGCTCCCTGGTGCATCCAGCCTGGGG GGTCCCTTCGGCTGCCTGAACAACGCCCGGTACGGCATCGCGTGGGGTGTGCTCGGAGCTTCGGAGTTCTGCTTGCACACGGCACGGCAGTACGCCCTGGACAG GATGCAGTTCGGTGTCCCGCTGGCCAGGAACCAGCTGATTCAGAAGAAGCTGGCAGACATGCTCACTGAGATTACCCTGGGCCTTCACGCCTGCCTGCAGCTCGGCCGCTTGAAGGACCAGGACAA GGCTGCCCCCGAGATGGTCTCTCTGCTGAAGAGGAATAACTGTGGGAAAGCCCTGGACATCGCCCGCCAGGCCCGAGACATGCTGGGGGGGAATGGGATTTCTGACGAGTATCACGTGATCCGGCACGCCATGAACTTGGAGGCTGTGAACACCTACGAAG GTACACATGACATTCACGCCCTGATCCTTGGGAGAGCTATCACGGGAATCCAGGCATTCACGGCCAGCAAGTGA
- the GCDH gene encoding glutaryl-CoA dehydrogenase, mitochondrial isoform X4, with product MALRGVSVQLLSRVPGLRVFRTWVSSAAQTASRPEFDWRDPLVLEEQLTTDEILIRDTFRTYCQERLMPRILLANRNEVFHREIISEMGELGVLGPTIKAKGELLGCFGLTEPNSGSDPSSMETRARYNSSNKSYTLNGTKTWITNSPMADLFVVWARCEDGRIRGFLLEKGMRGLSAPRIQGKFSLRASATGMIIMDGVEVPEENMLPGASSLGGPFGCLNNARYGIAWGVLGASEFCLHTARQYALDRMQFGVPLARNQLIQKKLADMLTEITLGLHACLQLGRLKDQDKAAPEMVSLLKRNNCGKALDIARQARDMLGGNGISDEYHVIRHAMNLEAVNTYEGTHDIHALILGRAITGIQAFTASK from the exons ATGGCCCTGAGAGGCGTCTCTGTGCAGCTGCTGAGCCGCGTTCCCGGCCTGCGAGTCTTTCGCACGTGGGTCTCGTCGGCTGCGCAGACCG cctcgCGTCCCGAGTTTGACTGGCGGGACCCGCTGGTGCTGGAGGAACAGCTGACCACAGATGAGATCCTCATCAGGGACACCTTCCGCACCTACTGCCAGGAGAGACTCATGCCTCGCATCCTGTTGGCCAATCGCAACGAAG TTTTTCATCGGGAGATCATTTCGGAGATGGGGGAGTTGGGTGTGCTGGGCCCCACCATCAAAG CCAAGGGAGAGCTCCTGGGCTGCTTCGGGCTCACAGAGCCCAACAGCGGAAGTGATCCCAGCAGCATGGAGACCAGAGCCCGCTACAACTCATCCAACAAGAGCTACACCCTCAACGGGACCAAGACCTG GATCACCAACTCGCCTATGGCCGACCTGTTTGTAGTGTGGGCTCGGTGTGAAGATGGCCGCATTCGGGGCTTCCTGCTGGAGAAGGGGATGCGAGGTCTCTCGGCCCCCAGGATCCAGGGCAAGTTCTCGCTGCGGGCCTCAGCCACAGGCATGATCATCATGGATGGCGTGGAGGTGCCAGAGGAGAACATGCTCCCTGGTGCATCCAGCCTGGGG GGTCCCTTCGGCTGCCTGAACAACGCCCGGTACGGCATCGCGTGGGGTGTGCTCGGAGCTTCGGAGTTCTGCTTGCACACGGCACGGCAGTACGCCCTGGACAG GATGCAGTTCGGTGTCCCGCTGGCCAGGAACCAGCTGATTCAGAAGAAGCTGGCAGACATGCTCACTGAGATTACCCTGGGCCTTCACGCCTGCCTGCAGCTCGGCCGCTTGAAGGACCAGGACAA GGCTGCCCCCGAGATGGTCTCTCTGCTGAAGAGGAATAACTGTGGGAAAGCCCTGGACATCGCCCGCCAGGCCCGAGACATGCTGGGGGGGAATGGGATTTCTGACGAGTATCACGTGATCCGGCACGCCATGAACTTGGAGGCTGTGAACACCTACGAAG GTACACATGACATTCACGCCCTGATCCTTGGGAGAGCTATCACGGGAATCCAGGCATTCACGGCCAGCAAGTGA
- the GCDH gene encoding glutaryl-CoA dehydrogenase, mitochondrial isoform X8, translating into MPRILLANRNEVFHREIISEMGELGVLGPTIKGYGCAGVSSVAYGLLARELERVDSGYRSAMSVQSSLVMHPIYAYGSEEQRQKYLPRLAKGELLGCFGLTEPNSGSDPSSMETRARYNSSNKSYTLNGTKTWITNSPMADLFVVWARCEDGRIRGFLLEKGMRGLSAPRIQGKFSLRASATGMIIMDGVEVPEENMLPGASSLGGPFGCLNNARYGIAWGVLGASEFCLHTARQYALDRMQFGVPLARNQLIQKKLADMLTEITLGLHACLQLGRLKDQDKYT; encoded by the exons ATGCCTCGCATCCTGTTGGCCAATCGCAACGAAG TTTTTCATCGGGAGATCATTTCGGAGATGGGGGAGTTGGGTGTGCTGGGCCCCACCATCAAAG GATATGGCTGTGCTGGGGTTTCGTCTGTGGCCTATGGGCTCCTGGCCCGAGAGCTGGAGCGGGTGGATAGTGGCTACAGGTCGGCGATGAGTGTCCAGTCTTCCCTCGTCATGCACCCCATCTATGCCTATGGCAGCGAGGAACAGCGGCAGAAGTACCTGCCCCGGCTGG CCAAGGGAGAGCTCCTGGGCTGCTTCGGGCTCACAGAGCCCAACAGCGGAAGTGATCCCAGCAGCATGGAGACCAGAGCCCGCTACAACTCATCCAACAAGAGCTACACCCTCAACGGGACCAAGACCTG GATCACCAACTCGCCTATGGCCGACCTGTTTGTAGTGTGGGCTCGGTGTGAAGATGGCCGCATTCGGGGCTTCCTGCTGGAGAAGGGGATGCGAGGTCTCTCGGCCCCCAGGATCCAGGGCAAGTTCTCGCTGCGGGCCTCAGCCACAGGCATGATCATCATGGATGGCGTGGAGGTGCCAGAGGAGAACATGCTCCCTGGTGCATCCAGCCTGGGG GGTCCCTTCGGCTGCCTGAACAACGCCCGGTACGGCATCGCGTGGGGTGTGCTCGGAGCTTCGGAGTTCTGCTTGCACACGGCACGGCAGTACGCCCTGGACAG GATGCAGTTCGGTGTCCCGCTGGCCAGGAACCAGCTGATTCAGAAGAAGCTGGCAGACATGCTCACTGAGATTACCCTGGGCCTTCACGCCTGCCTGCAGCTCGGCCGCTTGAAGGACCAGGACAA GTACACATGA
- the GCDH gene encoding glutaryl-CoA dehydrogenase, mitochondrial isoform X6, whose amino-acid sequence MPRILLANRNEVFHREIISEMGELGVLGPTIKGYGCAGVSSVAYGLLARELERVDSGYRSAMSVQSSLVMHPIYAYGSEEQRQKYLPRLAKGELLGCFGLTEPNSGSDPSSMETRARYNSSNKSYTLNGTKTWITNSPMADLFVVWARCEDGRIRGFLLEKGMRGLSAPRIQGKFSLRASATGMIIMDGVEVPEENMLPGASSLGGPFGCLNNARYGIAWGVLGASEFCLHTARQYALDRMQFGVPLARNQLIQKKLADMLTEITLGLHACLQLGRLKDQDKAAPEMVSLLKRNNCGKALDIARQARDMLGGNGISDEYHVIRHAMNLEAVNTYEGTHDIHALILGRAITGIQAFTASK is encoded by the exons ATGCCTCGCATCCTGTTGGCCAATCGCAACGAAG TTTTTCATCGGGAGATCATTTCGGAGATGGGGGAGTTGGGTGTGCTGGGCCCCACCATCAAAG GATATGGCTGTGCTGGGGTTTCGTCTGTGGCCTATGGGCTCCTGGCCCGAGAGCTGGAGCGGGTGGATAGTGGCTACAGGTCGGCGATGAGTGTCCAGTCTTCCCTCGTCATGCACCCCATCTATGCCTATGGCAGCGAGGAACAGCGGCAGAAGTACCTGCCCCGGCTGG CCAAGGGAGAGCTCCTGGGCTGCTTCGGGCTCACAGAGCCCAACAGCGGAAGTGATCCCAGCAGCATGGAGACCAGAGCCCGCTACAACTCATCCAACAAGAGCTACACCCTCAACGGGACCAAGACCTG GATCACCAACTCGCCTATGGCCGACCTGTTTGTAGTGTGGGCTCGGTGTGAAGATGGCCGCATTCGGGGCTTCCTGCTGGAGAAGGGGATGCGAGGTCTCTCGGCCCCCAGGATCCAGGGCAAGTTCTCGCTGCGGGCCTCAGCCACAGGCATGATCATCATGGATGGCGTGGAGGTGCCAGAGGAGAACATGCTCCCTGGTGCATCCAGCCTGGGG GGTCCCTTCGGCTGCCTGAACAACGCCCGGTACGGCATCGCGTGGGGTGTGCTCGGAGCTTCGGAGTTCTGCTTGCACACGGCACGGCAGTACGCCCTGGACAG GATGCAGTTCGGTGTCCCGCTGGCCAGGAACCAGCTGATTCAGAAGAAGCTGGCAGACATGCTCACTGAGATTACCCTGGGCCTTCACGCCTGCCTGCAGCTCGGCCGCTTGAAGGACCAGGACAA GGCTGCCCCCGAGATGGTCTCTCTGCTGAAGAGGAATAACTGTGGGAAAGCCCTGGACATCGCCCGCCAGGCCCGAGACATGCTGGGGGGGAATGGGATTTCTGACGAGTATCACGTGATCCGGCACGCCATGAACTTGGAGGCTGTGAACACCTACGAAG GTACACATGACATTCACGCCCTGATCCTTGGGAGAGCTATCACGGGAATCCAGGCATTCACGGCCAGCAAGTGA